A genomic region of Deinococcus humi contains the following coding sequences:
- a CDS encoding antibiotic biosynthesis monooxygenase family protein has protein sequence MITVANRMYVSPEYREQFEDRFRQRAGLVDGMPGFIANHVLRPTKDGEPYVVLTFWDSREAFEAWTSSDAFRQGHARSGALPKEAFNGQGGLEVHEVLEFGAG, from the coding sequence ATGATCACTGTTGCCAACCGCATGTATGTCAGCCCCGAATACCGCGAGCAATTCGAGGACCGCTTTCGCCAGCGCGCCGGACTGGTGGACGGTATGCCCGGCTTCATCGCAAACCACGTTCTGCGCCCCACCAAAGACGGAGAGCCCTACGTGGTCCTCACGTTCTGGGACAGCCGCGAGGCTTTTGAGGCCTGGACCTCCAGTGACGCCTTCCGTCAGGGCCACGCCCGCAGCGGTGCCCTGCCCAAGGAGGCGTTTAACGGTCAGGGAGGGCTGGAGGTGCATGAAGTGCTGGAGTTCGGCGCAGGGTAA
- a CDS encoding cyclin-dependent kinase inhibitor 3 family protein — protein MSDSSHTGNALPDDPIRVDWIPTGLWPGRLGLTFAPGKKGRSVMQAGVTHDRDVYGDMQTLAASGTNVLAPLIEDFEFDMLGMDGYHAAAELNNLEVKAFAIPDQHAPARRADFAAFVDELMTDLLDGRGVVVHCRGGLGRAGLAAACLLVQGGMGADEAVTLVRKTRSPHAIETSDQLQFVHDFADALPV, from the coding sequence GTGAGCGATTCTTCCCATACCGGCAACGCACTCCCCGATGACCCGATTCGTGTGGACTGGATTCCCACCGGCCTGTGGCCCGGACGGCTGGGCCTGACCTTCGCTCCGGGCAAGAAGGGGCGCAGCGTCATGCAGGCAGGGGTCACGCATGACCGTGACGTGTACGGGGACATGCAGACCCTGGCGGCGAGCGGCACGAACGTTCTCGCCCCGCTGATCGAGGATTTCGAGTTCGACATGCTGGGTATGGACGGCTACCACGCCGCCGCCGAGCTGAACAATCTGGAGGTCAAGGCCTTCGCCATTCCCGATCAGCACGCCCCCGCCAGGCGCGCGGATTTCGCCGCCTTCGTCGATGAACTGATGACCGATCTGCTCGACGGGCGCGGTGTGGTGGTGCACTGCCGGGGTGGGCTGGGCCGGGCCGGGCTGGCCGCCGCCTGCCTGCTGGTGCAGGGCGGCATGGGGGCGGACGAGGCGGTCACACTGGTTCGTAAGACCCGCAGCCCGCACGCCATCGAAACGTCGGATCAGTTGCAGTTTGTCCACGACTTTGCCGACGCCCTGCCCGTCTGA